The Athene noctua chromosome 13, bAthNoc1.hap1.1, whole genome shotgun sequence genome has a segment encoding these proteins:
- the STARD5 gene encoding stAR-related lipid transfer protein 5, producing MDCAGLAEAAAEKMGLYRRDPGGWRGCRRTSEVAVSWRPSAEFAGNLYRGEGILPASPRRVWECIKPVAGGPRTRWDQNVKDFEVIEAISDTVSVCRTTTPSAFMRIISPREFVDVVVMKQYEDGTMLSAATHVEHPLCPPRPNFVRGFNYPCGCFCIPLPGEPDRTQLLSFFQTDLGGYLPQTVVDSFFPASIAGFYSNLTKAVKALKA from the exons ATGGACTGCGCGGGGCTGGCCGAGGCGGCGGCCGAGAAGATGGGGCTCTACCGGCGGGACCCCGGCGGCTGGCGGGGCTGCCGGCGCACG AGCGAGGTTGCGGTTTCTTGGAGACCCTCCGCGGAGTTCGCTGGCAACTT GTACAGGGGAGAGGGGATCCTGCCTGCCAGCCCCCGCCGTGTCTGGGAGTGCATCAAGCCGGTGGCCGGCGGGCCAAGGACCCGGTGGGACCAAAACGTGAAGGACTTCGAGGTCATCGAAGCCATCAGCGAT ACTGTCTCTGTATGCAGAACCACAACCCCTTCAGCTTTCATGAGGATTATTTCACCAAGAGAATTTGTGGATGTGGTAGTAATGAAGCAATATGAAGATGGGACGATGCTATCTGCTG CCACCCATGTGGAACACCCGTTGTGTCCTCCTCGACCAAATTTCGTGAGAGGTTTTAACTATCCCTGTGGCTGTTTCTGTATACCTCTTCCAGG GGAGCCAGACAGGACTCAGCTCCTCAGTTTCTTTCAGACTGATCTTGGTGGCTATCTTCCCCAGACGGTGGTGGATTCGTTCTTTCCAGCAAGCATAGCTGGCTTTTACAGTAACCTGACCAAAGCTGTTAAGGCATTAAAAGCATGA